ACGGAAGAATTCAGACAGTATGCGGTGAATAGTTTGCAGGTCTCTATTATTGCGGCTCTCATCGCGATACTGGTAGCATTGGTGGTCAATTTCTCACATCGACTCAATGGTAACCGTTTGAGTGTGACATTTATGCGTTTGGCCTCTCTAGGTTATGCGGTGCCAGGTACTGTGTTAGCGATTGGTGTCATGGCTCCAGTGCTTACGATGGACCACTGGATAAACGATATCGCCAAACAGATGGAATGGGGAAGACCCGGCTTGGTTCTTTCTGGTTCAATGTTTGCCATGATATTTGCTATGGTGGTGCGATTTTCTGCTGTTGCGATTGGTAGCGTGGAAAGTAGCTTAAACAAAATATCCCCGTCTATGGATATGGCCAGTAGAACAATGGGGTGCAATCAGAATCAGATGTTAAAACGCGTTCATTTGCCTTTGGTTAGACGCGGTGTTTTGGTCGCAGGCTTGTTGGTATTTATTGAATCAATGAAAGAGCTCAATGCTGCTCTGTTGTTAAGACCATTTAACTTCGAAACCTTAGCGACGTATGTTTACAATTTTGTCTCAGATGAACACCTAGAGTTGGGCGCACTACCTGCCGTCTTGTTAATACTGGTAGGTTTAATCCCTCTTATCGTTATCAATCGATCTTTAGAACAGGCACATTAATGAGTAGTACCTTATCCATCAACAATTTGACCTGCCAGTACGAGAATGAAAACGTTCTGGAATCACTCTCCCTTGAGGTTGAGCAGGGCGAAATAGTCTGCCTGCTTGGTGCGAGCGGTTGCGGAAAAACAACACTATTAAAGGCAATTGCGGGGCTGCTTCCGTTAACGAGCGGTACCATGAGTCTGAATGACCAATTGTTGGATGATGGCGAAAGTTGGTTGCCACCTGAACAGCGCCATATTGGTATGATCTTTCAAGATTACGCCCTTTTTCCGCATCTGACTGTTGCAGAAAATATCGCATTCGGGCTACGAGAAGTCTCCACCGCAGAGAAGCTGAAGATAGTCGACGAAATGTTGGCGCTGATACATCTTCCCGGTTATCAAAATCGATATCCTCATCAGTTATCCGGCGGTCAGCAGCAGCGTATTGCGATTGCCCGCTCCCTTTCATATAAGCCAAACCTACTTTTGCTAGATGAACCTTTTTCCAATATCGATACTCAAGTACGGCACGATCTAATATTGCAGATTCGCAAAATTTTTAAGCAGCAGGGTGTAACGGCAATCTTCGTGACTCATAGCCGTGAAGAGGCATTTGCCTTCGCGGATAAGATGGCGGTTATGAACAATGGTGTTATTGAACAATTTGGTGAAGCTTCCGATCTTTACCATCAACCGTCGAGTAAATTTGTTGCCAATTTCCTTGGTGGTGGCAGTTATTTAGCGGCAAAAAAAATCAGCGAAACAAAATTTGAGACGGTGTTTGGTGTCATTACTGCTCAATCAAAAGGGAATATAGCAAATGGTGACGACTGCCTATTGCTAATACGACCGCAGTACGTGCAAGTGTCTCAGAATGTAGCAGGGGTCGCTAAGGTTGTGGAACAGTTATTTATGGGGGATCAATGTCGCTATGTTATCGAGATAGATGATACTAAACTCGTTGCGACAGCCGCGTCGGCAATATCGGTTGGTGATACCGTCAGTATTGCATTAGAAGAGCAATCTATATTGGCATTCTTATAAGTCATTATACCTGGATCCTCTGACGATTTTAAGTTCGTGCTTCGAGGTCATACTTAATCTACTGCTATGTAATAAATCTTTGACATTACAATTAGATAGAATGTAATGTGGTTTCATATTTCTGAGATTGAATAATGTATGTTTGCTAGGGGACGATAATGATCTATACGAATATTGAAACGGTACCAGGAAAAGAAATTGTTGAGCATTTTGGTATTGTTCAAGGGAGTACTGTTCGGGCGAAACACGTTGGTAGAGATTTTATGGCGGGCCTTAAGAATCTCATTGGTGGTGAACTTAAAGGTTACACAGAATTACTACAAGACTCCCGTGAAGAGGCGATGAATCGAATGGGAGATCAAGCGGAGTTAATGGGTGCGAATGCCATCGTCAACATTCGTTTTGCAACATCATCTGTTGCTCAAGGCGCAGCCGAACTTTTCGTCTACGGTACCGCAGTTAAAGTGGTATAGGTGATCGTATGGAACTGATACTGCAGAATCTAAATATTGTTATCTTCCTCATTTTGGTTTGTGTGGGTTACGGAGCTGGTTCGTATTTTGAGCGGGCTCATTATGCATCAATCGAAAAACGAGAGCGTGAACTCATCCATATTCCTGTTATTACCACTAAGTGGGAGCCTAAAGATGCTTCCAGCCAACGAACAGAACTTGTTACGGGTAATGTGGTTATTTCCATCGATTATTTTAAGCGACTGTTGGCTACGTTGAGAAACATATTTGGTGGAAATGTAACCTCGTATGAATCACTTGTAGATAGAGCGCGTAGAGAAGCAATACTTAGAATGAAAGAAGAGGCACTGGCTAAAGGCGCGAATATGGTGGTTAATCTACGTTTAGAAACCGCCGCGATTGGTAATAGTGCTAATCAAAAAAGGCAGGTAGGTAGTGTTGAAGTTGTCGCTTACGGGACAGCGTACATTAACTCCAATCAGTAGCAAATTGCGATGATTAAATATACGCCGAAAGTTCTTTCAGAAAACCCCAATGTAACCAAAAAGCATCCATTGATAGAGCTTTTCTGGTTAGTGGGGGGACTGATATTTTTGACAGGCGTAATATTTATTTCTCTTGGTATGATGACTGACTGGGCAGTATCAAAAACATCACCAGAAATAGAAGCCGTATTTTCCGACAGTATTGTCGAAAACTTTGATGCCGTGCCTAATGCAGAATTGAGTTTACGACTTAATCGAATGATAGAAAAACTCCCTAGCGACTCGATCTTAAAGCAGTATGATTTTCAGGTTTATCTCGGAGATGATGATCAGGTTAATGCCATGGCGTTGCCGGGCGGAAATATTATTGTCTATTCAGGTTTGCTTAGTGTCATTGAATCAGAGAATGAACTCGACATGGTACTTAGCCATGAGCTCGGACACTTTGATTCTCGTGACCATTTACGAGGACTCGGCCGAGGTTTAGGTATTGCGGTTATCTCTACGTTTTTATTGGGCGTGGATAGTGACGTAAACGAATTGATTTCAAATACAGCAATGAGCTTTCAAGCCCAGTACTCTCAAGACCAAGAAGAAGTGGCGGATCTATTCGCGCTTGATCTACTCGTTCGAACTTATGGACATGCAGGTGGTGCCACCGACTTTTTTGAGAGAATTTCAGACCAATCAGAACAAGATTATAATTTTCTTTCTACTCACCCAAACCCTACCTCTAGAGTAGAGAAACTGAACCGCCGAATTGAGCAACATAATTACCCAATAGATGAGGTTAAACCGTATATATTGGGTACGACTCAGTAACTCATAGGCTATTTATGCAACGACTCTTTCCATGGGTCGCGAAAGTGAATACCTTGCTGCTGCAATATTGGAAGGTGTCCTTTAAGTCGTGAGAGAAAACCTTTCCATATTCTATTATTTGTTTGAGACCAAGCGGTTTCCGCAACAGCTAATAGCCTTGGATAGAGCATATAGTCGAGCTGTTTTTCCGTAGGTATCAATTCGCACCAAAGCGCACATTGAATACCTAAAACTTTCTCTCTGATGGGGGCGTTTTTGGCCAGATCTGCTAATGGTTGGTAGCAGTAAACTTTTTCAAGTGGTAGCACGTTTGCCCAGTGTACGCCGCTCTCTTCAGGGTTAAAATCTTGTGCCATATCTAAGTAGGTATATTGACCGGGTTGCAGTACCACATCAAAACCTTGTGTTGCGCATTTAATGGCTGCGGCTTCATTTTGCCAAGCATAGATAACGGTTTCATTACTCACTTTATTGCCGTGTTGGGCCTCTTCCCAGCCAAGCATTCTCCTGCCTATATTTTGCAGCCGTTTTTCTACATGGCGTAATAAATGCCCCTGTAACTGCGGGTATTCTGTGTAACCTTCTTGATTTAATAATCGCTGGCAAGCAGGGCTATTTTCCCAGACGCCACTCGGTACTTCGTCAGCACCAATATGTATATATTTAGATGGGAATAACTCACATATTTCGTCGATAACAGTATCAATAAAGTTGTAGGTACCTTGTATACCGGGGTTGAGTACATTGTCGGTATAATGTTGAATACTGCGATATTCTGATTTGTCTTCGTCTTCTATCAAAAGGTGAGGTAGCGACAAAATAGCGGCTCGGCAGTGACCGGGAATATCGATTTCGGGTATAACGTTTATCCCCCTTCTATTCGCATACTCAACAACATCTCGAATCTGTTCTTTCGTATAAAAACCACCATAGCATTCAGACGCAAACGAAAATTGAGGGTGGATAGTTTTATCCGGTCCGCGCCATGCGCCTACCTGAGTAAGCTCAGGAAAAGCGTCGATCTCAATTCTCCAACCTTCATCGTCAGTTAAGTGCCAATGAAATGTATTGAACTTGTAGTAGGCCAGTTGGTTAATTATTTGCTTAATTTTATCGATAGAGTGGAGGTGTCTAGCGCAATCTAACATCATTCCTCGATAACGATAATTTGGTTTATCACTGATCTCTAGGCAGGGAAGAGTATTGAGCCCATTCGACTGTTGCAACAATTGTAATAAACTCGCTTCGGCATAAATAAAACCATTGTGCGTACTAGATTCAATAGTAATTTTATTTGGGCTAATAGTGAGATGATAAGCTTCATCTTCTAAGTATTTGTTTGTTTTCAATAAAATATTGGCAGATGCAAGGCTACTTAATTCTGCCTTGATGCCTGTTCTGGACAATAACTCCTGATTGAACCAAGTTACGGCATCGAAAGAGAGTTCAGTAGAGGCAATGGCAAGCGAGTGAAAAGTAAAAGTGTCATCTAGTCTTGTTAATTGTGTCGGTATTGGAATCAAAGATAATTCAGCGACGTTAACTTGAGCGACTTCTGTTTTCTTTATGTGAGCACAAATCAAAGATAAGTTAGAAACGTCGACAGCAAACCTTTGTTTTACATTGGCAATCTTGTCAGAATGTGGACTGTTTTGTTGCAAAAAAGCGTCAAATAACCCATCCGAATAAAAACGCAAAGGTGGGGTTTCAATGGTAAATTCTAGAGAATATGGGCCGTTTTTTGCTAACATTTCGCCATTATCAGGGGTAAAAACACAATAGCTGCCAATCTGTTTAATATGTCCATTTGAGACAGATTTAGGTTGAATATAACGGTCAAACGTAAAATGCAGAGTCCAATTATTCACACTGTGGTTGTCTACATTATGCAATGTTAATGCGAGTGTGCTTTGGTTGTCACGTTCGGTAAGTACGGTAGTATCAAGTTTATAGGTCATCTTCAAGCCTTACTGTCTTCAACAGTATATAGGTTATGTACTGGTTTTCCCGCGAACATAATGGCACCTTCAATGGCATCAAATTGCGGTTTTACAATCCATTGTTGAACGGGAGGGGATAGCCAATTTTCTATTCGTTGGGCAATGCCACCCATTAGGGCGATTTTGTTCGCCCCTTTTCGGTTCAGAGCTATTAAATACATTTCAATGTCGTTGGCCGTCTTTTTCAACAGGGCCACTGCCAATTCGTCACCCTTATCGGCTAGTTCAAAAATTAGTGGTGCAAACTGGGCGTAATCTTTGGGTTTCGCTGTTTTAGACCAAGTGACAATGTTGTCGACATCTTGTTCGAAATAATGGAAAACATGTTGTGAAAGTTCTGTATGAGGGTGAATTTCATCATAAGCGAGCAGTGTCTGTTGTATAAGGTCTAAGCCCATCATTGCGCCGCTGCCTAGATCAGAAATAGGGAATTCGCGTCCACCGACGACATGTTGTTTATGATTTTTTAAGTAGATCCCACACGAACCGGTGCCTGATATCATAATAGCGCCATTTTTACCTGCGTGAGCACCAATACATGCGCCATAAGCATCGGTGTTTAATGTAACGCTGGCGAATGGGTGTGGGATGGACATTAACTCATTCCATGCGGAACGTTGTTCAGCACCTGCTAGCGCTAATCCAACATGCATATTTTTATAATCATTTTCAGTCAGATTACCTTGTTTTGCCGCGTTGGATATTGCCGTATGTATTGAGTTCATGGCCAGTTGAGTACCAAGAAGAATATTAGCGCTTCCACTGCTTGCTTCGCCAATTAGAGTGCCCAATTCATCACGAATCCTTGCTCGACAAGACGTTCCTCCACCATCAATACCAACATAATATAATGTCACAGCTCGTCTCCTTTTTTAGCGATTGGCTCTTCTTCGCCATGTTGATAGGATGTTTGGGCCATGATAGCAAGCAAGTACCACGCACCATGCGGGATCCATTGCTCTCCCCAACGCCAGTTTTGCACCATGTCATCTTTTTGATTTTTTGGATTGAAAGCGATGTCGTTTTCATCTTCAAAGCCAGAGGTTATGCCATTGCAAATCCCGCCCTTGGCATTAAAGAAACCTAGTTTAGGCAAATAGTTAGGGTTATTTCGGCCGTGACCATCTAGCATGCAGATATCAAATGGGTTGAGACCTAAAATCCAGTTCATGCAGTTGTGTGCGTATTGGTTGAGTTTCAGCTTCAAAGTAACGTCGTCAATATAGGGCAAAGAGAGAAAGGTCGCGACAGCTAAAGAGGCAATGCGAGCATTTTCTCCTTGCCACCAGTAGCCAGATTCATTGTTATGTGGAATAAAGAAATTATCCTGTTTTGCGCCATCTAGCGCCTTAACATATTGGCGAGGGTAGCCGAAAGGGTTAGACACTTTTTGGGTTATAGTGAGCTCAAAGATCATGGCAAACCCGACTGTTGATTTTATTGATTTTTTTACATTATCTTCGGGTTCAATCGATAAGTATTCACATAAGGCAATGACTGGTAAACCGGCTTCGCTAGCATGAAAATATGGACGAGTGCCATCATTGTTGGCAGACCAATAATGGTTAATATTGCTATCCGAGTGCTGCCTTTTGCTTAGGCGTATAGCCCAATCTCTAGCTTCGCTGAGATAAAAGGGTGTTTTGGTTGCGCGGTATAATTCGCTACAGGCGAGTAGAGCGCAATATTCATCAATAATGTTTTCTTCGCCGTTGTCTAGATATTGCTTATTATTATCGCGTAAATGTAGATAGCCTTTCTCTGCACTAGCTAAGTATTCGGATTGGTTGTACTCGCCATGAGTCTCTATACGTGACGCCGCCGCAAGAGCAGCAATCGCAACACCACCACCTTGACGAAACCCAGCTTGGAAATCATCGGATTTAATGCCATCTTGCGATGTGTAGGCACAGATTTCTCTTTGAGCTATGTCTTTGCTCCACTTATCAAATACGGTGGTATAGAAAAAACCTTGTTCATCCTGCATACGGACAAGAAAATCAGCGCCAAATAGAGCTTCTTCTATTAGTCGAGTGCGTGAAAAATCAGCGAACAGTGCACTATCTTTGAGCGACGTAGAGTATAAAGAAGTACTGTCTAAAAGGGATAGCCCTTTTAACATGTTCCAGACAACCATTGGTGTCTGCTGAGGGTTCAGGTAGTTAGCATAAGAGAGATGACTTAAATATTTGCTCACATCCCCAGAGGCATCGTACCAACCGCCGCTAACATTTGCAGTTTTGTCACTGTTGAGTAGAGGGGCTTGCTTATCTTGCTCGTCAAAGATACCACCGCAGCGTTGTGACTTGAAATAATGCAGCAGATCTGAAAAGGTACGCTGCATCAGAATGCCTTCACCTAGCTCAAATGTTGATGAGCAGAGATCTCCCGCTTTTAGATAAAACTGCCCAGAGCGAGTAAATATACTAAAATCAACTTTTAAGTAACGACCAGTATGCCAATTTGCTACCGTATAGTGATGAGTTACTAGATATGAAGCCAACTTTTTATCTGTTATCGCGCAATGCAGCTCAATGGTTTTTAGGCTAAATGAGCTGCTTTGAGTGCTGATCAGCGCCTGTTTAGGGCCGTAGACTTCATAACCTATGTGATTGACTAAAATTTTCATATACCTCTCCGGGTAATAAAATTAATACAGATAACAGCGAACAAAATGATTGTTTGATAGCTGGGTGATCTCAGGCAGCTGTTCTGAGCATCTAGCCATCGCGTGCGTGCAACGACCAGCGAATGGACAACCGGTAGAGCTAGGGGTCCATAGCGGTATTTCACCTTTATTGCCTTGCAGAGTTTCGTGAATAGATTTCTTAGGATCTGGCACGGCCGAAATGAGTAATTGCGTGTAAGGGTGTTGAGGATCATGAATGATCTCTTCGGTATCTCCCCATTCTACCATATGACCGACATACATAACGGCAAGGTCCTCTGCAATATAGCGAGCGGTGGCGATGTCATGAGTGATATAGAGTAGAGACATCTGTTTCTCAAATTTCATCTCTTCCATTAGATTAAGAACGCCTGCTCGTATGGATACATCCAACATGGAAGTGGGTTCGTCAGCCAATACCACTTCGGCTCCAACGGCGATATTTCGGGCTAAATTGACGCGCTGGCGCTGGCCACCAGAAAGCTGATGAGGGAATTTTTCCGCTGTCTCCTTTGCTGGCGTAAGACCGACCTGTAGTAGCAGTTCGTAAACGCGTTCTTGTAGCTCTTTTTTATTCCCTGAACGTACTTTTTTATGGATCAATAAAGGGCGCGCAATATGATGAAAAATATTGTGTGTTGGGTTTAAGGAACCAAAGGGGTCTTGCCAGACCATTTGAACACCTTCACGGTAACGTTTAAGGTCCGCTCTTTTTTTTATGTTTTGTATATTCGTTCCTTTATAAATGATTTCACCACTAGTCGGCGCATACATTTTGGCTATCATTTTTGCTGTGGTAGATTTTCCAGACCCAGATTCGCCAACCACAGCAAGGCCTCTGCTTTTGTACATCTTGAAGGATACGTCGTTGATCGCTCGCATCATTGGTTGTTTTAGGGCGTTACTATTGATTGGAAAATCTTTAACAAGGTTGTTTCCTTCGACCAGCAATTGACCAAAATTATTATTCATTATTCTCTCCCGAAATAAGTGGCTGACGGCTTAATACGTTTCACTTTCTAAGCATCTGCAATAGCAATTGGTTCACCGTAAAGATGACAGTTTGAAAAACGACCATGTTCAATTTGACGCAACAATGTTGGTGTCGTGGTACAAGCGTGATGAACATGATTGCAGCGAGCTTGAAAGCGGCAACCTTGAGGTATTTCCAACAGATTTAATGGACTTCCCACAATGCCAGTAAGCTTAGTTTTTGGGCCAGTTAATGAAGGGAAAGAACTACCTAACCCTTCTGTATACGGATGATAAGGTGATTGTAAAATTTCCTTAGAAGGGGCAACTTCTATCAGTTCACCAGAGTACATAATGCCAATACGATCTGAGAATTCGACCATAAGGGAGATATCATGAGTGATAAACAGTATAGAGAAACCAAATTCCTCTTTAAGGGCGTGAATTTTTTGAAGAATTTCTCGTTGAACAACCACATCTAAAGCGGTGGTGGGTTCATCCATTATGATCATCTTTGGATTAAGGGCGAGGGCAATGGCGATAACCAAGCGTTGACGCATACCACCAGAAAATTGATGGGGATAGTCGTTTAAGCGGCTGGGATGGATATCGACAATCTCAAGTAATTGTACAGCCCGTTTTTTGGCTTGATCTCTCGTCATGCTAGTGTGGCGCATGATCACGTCGCAGAACTGATCTTGTACGGTTATTACTGGGTTTAGCGCATTCATTGCACTTTGAAATACCATTGACATCTCTTTCCAGCGAAATGAGTTCATCTTGTTGTCATTGTATTTGAGGATGTCTTCGCCATTAAAAATGACTTCTCCACCAGAGATAAACGCGGGCGGCTTATGTAGGCGCATTAGGGAGAATGCGATAGTGGATTTTCCGCAGCCAGATTCACCCGCTAAACCAAATACTTCACCTTCGCCAATGTCGAAGCTGACATCGTTGCAAGCGCGAACATCACCAGCATCAGTAATGTAATCAACACAGAGATTACGGATAGAAATTAGTGGTTCGTTCATGGTTGTTTATCTCCACTGACAAAGGAATGGTGTGGTGCGTTATCGCTAGTACGTTTTTGTTCTTCTTGTCTGGTCAGTTTTTTCCAACGTTTCATTCCTTTATGAGAGCGAAGTTGAGGGTTGGCAATTTCATCAACGGCGAAATTAAGTAGAGCTAAACCAGTTACAAGCAGTGTAAGGGCAAAACAAGGTGCGAGAAGTTCCCACCAAGCGCCAATTAACATAGACGATGATGTTTGAACGTTATAAAGCATGATGCCCCAACTAATGGTATTTGGGTCGCCAAGCCCTAAGAAGGAGATAGTCGCCTCCATCATAATGGCGTACATGACTGAACCGATGAAGCTAGCACCTACAATAGAAATCAGATTTGGCAGTATTTCAACGAAGATAATTCTCCACGATGACTCGCCCAGAATTTCAGCGGCTTTCACAAACTCTTTTTCTCGAATAGCCATAGTTTGGGCGCGCACTACTCTTGCTCCCCAAGCCCAGGAAGTGCAACCGATAATGAGTGCAATCGTAAGAGGCCCCGCTTCACCGATGAAAGCCGCCACAACAAACAGTAACGGATATTGAGGGATGACTAACATGATGTTCATTGCTGCGGTGAGAAAATCATCTACTTTTCCACCAAAGTATCCAGCCGATACACCAATGATAGTGGCAAAGAAACAGACCGTAATACCCGCACCAAACCCTACCGCTAATGAAACTCTTGCACCGTAAACGACTTGAGACCAGATATCACGTCCCATGCGGGATGTGCCCAAGGTATGATCTTCTTTCTTAGACATATGCATAGTGCGACGATCGTTAGCTAAGTTTTCCGCTATCCAGCCATCGGGGTTGGCTTTTGCCATTTTTACAATAAACGAAGGGTATTCGTGTGGATTACCGGTTCTTTTATCGGGGGCATGCTGTGTGATAAGTGGGGCTGCCAAAGCAACAAAAAGAAAGGTGCTTAATATCACGACACCGACCATAGCAACCGTATTGCCTCGAATAAGTTTTAAGATATCTTTCATGATTAATTTCCTCCCTTACGTAAGCGAGGATCCAGCACAACATAGAGCATGTCAGCGATGAGGTTAAAGAAGAGCATAAAAAGGGTCATAATAAGCAGTTGACCTTGAAGTACTTGATAATCGCGAGAGGTTATGGCGTTAAATAAAACCGAACCTAATCCCGGATAGTTAAAGATAATCTCAATGATCAGTTGACCACCGATAGCCATACCTAGCGACATAGAAAGCGCAGTGACACTTGGAAGCAAAGCGTTACGAGCCGCGTAATTAAATACCACACGGTTTTCGCTTAAACCTTTGCCTTTTGCCATTGTGATGTAATCTTCGCCAAGCAGGTTAATCATATTGTTACGCATGTTGACTAAGAATCCGCCAATCTGAACAATTGAAGCGCAAAATAAAGGTAATACAGCGTGGTAAGCAACGTCTTTTATAAACGCCCAGCTTGTCCAGTCCGGCATTGTGCCCGCGGTATAAGCGTAACCAGTAGGGAACCATTTTAGTCCGATTGCAAAAGTAAACATGACTAACATGGCAATGACTACCTGTGGAACAGCTTGAATAACCAGCATTCCGGGTGTGACAATGGTGTCGTATGTGCTTCCGCGTCGCCATGCAGCGAAAATACCGAGAACAGAACCAATCGAGAAAGAAAGAGCAACGGCGCTACCTGCTAGAAACAGTGACCACCCGAATGCACTACCGAGTAGCTCGTTAACGCTCAACGGGTAAAATTTGATAGAAGTACCTAGCTCCCAGCTAAAGATACTTTTCATATAGGTGAAATACTGCATCCATATAGGACCGTCAACAAAACCCAGTAGTTGTTTCATTGCCTCTATCCGCTCTGGTGTTACCTGAGTAGTGGCATTAGCGAACATCATAGTGACTGGGTCACCCGGCATTGCTCTAGGAATAATAAAATTGAGTGTGGCTGCAACCAAAAGTGCAATAAAATAGAATGACAATCGTCTTAAAAAATAACCCATAACTGACTACCTTAATGTCTAGATCCTTTATGTATCAATTTAGAAAGTATCTAGATGCCCAAATTTTGGGTGAGAAAACCCCTGACGAACAGCGTCATATCATGAACGACGAAAGAGGAAGTGAAGTACGGCGCACAAATAGTACGCCGTATATAGGGAGTTACTTAACGGGTTTTAGGTCCAATACGTGAAGTAAACGCTCAGGGATACCAGCCCAGATGTTTGGACGACCTTGAGGATTTTTTTCGTTCCACCAACCAGTAAATCGAGTGGTGTTGTATTGATACATATAGGCTCCAGACATCACAGGAATCGTCACTTGGTTTTCTGCGATGATTTTCTGAATACCATGAGCAATTTCTAACTGCTCTTCTTTTGCCGCCGTTTTATAGAAGCTATCTAACAGCTCATCAAGTTTGTCATTTTTAAAGTAGTGCATTGCAAAGCGAGGCATGCCATCACCTTCTTGCAGTGCAGAATTATAGGCGCTATTCCAATAAAGGAGTGGGTCGGCACCGTGGAAATAGTTGGTGTAAGCCACGTCATAGGTCGCTTCTAACATCGCTTGGTTATACACCGCAAACTCAGGTGTACGAGCGCGCGCTTTGATTCCTACTTCTTCTAGCTGTTCAACACCTAATTGGACGGTGTTGTTAAAATCTGTCCATCCATTTGGTGATTGAATTAATAGTTCGAATGGTTTTCCTGTTGGAGTTTCGACGTAACCATCGTTATCGATATCTTTGAATCCTGCTTTTGCAAGCAGAGCCTGTGCTCCTTCAGCGTTGTAGCTGTTGAAACCTTTATATTTATTATGTATCTCTTCATCTGACCAAGATTCAAAAGCATAGCCTAAGCCTGATGCAAAATCATTCACGGTACCGCCACCATAGAAAGCAATGTCGATAATTGTTTGACGGTCAATCGCCATTGAGAGTGCACGACGAAAATCCACATTATTGAGAGCTTCATGTTTAGCTGGATCTGGGTTGTTGTAGTTCACAACAAATGCTTGTGTACCTGATGGTGGATACCAGTAATGGTGTTTAGGGCTTGCAGCCGCATAAGTACGATCAATATCAGGAATGAAAGATGACGTCCAATCGAGTTCGGAATTAAGAATCTTACCTAATAGCTGATCATTATTCGCGACTTGTGGGACTCGTAGACAATCGACATCTAGGTTTTCGGCGTCCCAATAATTTGGGTTTTCGCACTGAATATAGAGTTGAGGAGTAAAGGTGTCTATTTCAGTAAACGGCCCCGTACCTACAGGATTCTCATTGGTAAATGTTGTTGGGTTTTCTACGTTTTTCCACACATGTTCAGGAACAATTGCAACAAGGGAAATTTCATAAGGAACATTAGAGTTGGGTTCCGCTAAAGAGAAAGTAACTTGATAATCCCC
This portion of the Vibrio sp. VB16 genome encodes:
- a CDS encoding ABC transporter substrate-binding protein → MLTNLKKTTLAAAVITAVISVSAPASARSELTVVPDFYPTMIRNFNPYLATNLRTTTDFIYEPLVIFNEMHGNEAVMRLAESYHMSDDLLTVTFDIRKGIKWSDGEAFTADDVLFSYQLLKQKPELDQRGINKWVTKVEKTGDYQVTFSLAEPNSNVPYEISLVAIVPEHVWKNVENPTTFTNENPVGTGPFTEIDTFTPQLYIQCENPNYWDAENLDVDCLRVPQVANNDQLLGKILNSELDWTSSFIPDIDRTYAAASPKHHYWYPPSGTQAFVVNYNNPDPAKHEALNNVDFRRALSMAIDRQTIIDIAFYGGGTVNDFASGLGYAFESWSDEEIHNKYKGFNSYNAEGAQALLAKAGFKDIDNDGYVETPTGKPFELLIQSPNGWTDFNNTVQLGVEQLEEVGIKARARTPEFAVYNQAMLEATYDVAYTNYFHGADPLLYWNSAYNSALQEGDGMPRFAMHYFKNDKLDELLDSFYKTAAKEEQLEIAHGIQKIIAENQVTIPVMSGAYMYQYNTTRFTGWWNEKNPQGRPNIWAGIPERLLHVLDLKPVK